The Leptospira wolbachii serovar Codice str. CDC genome segment ATTGGTTCGGAAGGACATACCTGTAAAATAGTAAAAGCGGGAATACTTCCAACACACCGGCAAAAGCTCCCAGTGCATGTGACGGACCACCCTCATTCACTTTAGGGATCCACAAATGAAACCCAGAAAATCCCGATTTAATCAATAGACCAACAAGAAGTAATATGATACCCACGTTGTCCCCATCGGGTAATATCACCCAGGCGGACAAAAAGAGTGCCGAAATTCCAGAAGCAAGAAGTAAGGAACCTAAACTTTCAATTTGTTTTTTTCCAAACTCTGTTCCTGAATAAATCAGAATGGTAGAAAAGGAGGTCACTTCCAAAGCAATCGGAAGGATGAGCGACTTACCCGACAAATAACAAACACCGAGGGCTGACCAAAAAATGATATAACCGATGGTGACTTTGTTTTTTTCCTTTGGCTCATAAGACTGAACCAACATAAAGGATGAAAATCCAATATAAGCCTGAATCACTAACCCAACTAAAATGGGGAAGTCCACGGACAAAATATCATAATCAGAAAACAAGAATATAGCAAGTGGCGAAAGCGCAGATATACCTACTAGGACAGATCTGAAGATTGAAATTCTTTCATCTTCTAACATAACTACCTCAAAAATAAAATTTTAAAGAAATAAATGTGTTATGTAAAGTTGGGAGGGCCCCGACGATCCGGGAATTTAATAGAAATGATATTAGGAGAAATTGTTGCAGAGATGAGAAAAGAATAGGAATGAAAGACTGAGATATAAACCGGAAGAGAGGGAATATAAAGAAAGTTCTCTTCTTCCCCAGGAGGTTCTTCGAAATTTTTCTCGCAGGTAAAAATTTCTCCAGACTCGGTAAACTCCGCAAGCGTTGTCCACGATTGTGACTTTCCGATGACTAAAACTGAGAGGAGTAGAATGAAAAATATACGTGCTATCAATCAGTTTTACCTTAATCTTGATATTCTCGACTGTCATATATATGGGAAGTTATTTTTCGTGAGCAATGAAAAAAAAGAATCAGTCTCAAAATCTGCCATCCAAATCCAACATGTAAACAAAACCTTTTACCAAGGTGAGGTAGCCTTCCCTGTTTTGAATGACGTTTCATTTGAAATTGAAGAGAAGAAACTAGTTACCTTAATGGGACCCTCAGGCAGTGGAAAGTCAACACTACTGAACATTCTCTCTGCGATTGAATCAGCAAATTCAGGACAAATCACTGTATTTGGAAACAAACTCTTTGGTGCGAATGAAAAAGAACTTACCATTTATAGACGAAAAACAATTGGGATCGTCTTTCAGTTTTTTCATTTATTTCCCTATCTTTCAGCGATAGACAATGTTTCTTTACCATTATATCTTTCCGGTATCTCAAAATCCGTTGCCGAAGCCAAAGCAAAGGAAGCCCTTTCACTTGTTGGCCTAAGTCACAGAAAAGATTTCACTCCCAAAGAAATGTCTGGCGGTGAAAAACAAAGGGTGTCAATTGCAAGAGCCATCGTCCACCAACCAAAACTAATCCTTGCGGATGAACCTACCGGAAACCTAGACTCTGGGTCTTCTGAAATGATTATGAAACTATTCAATAGATGTGTCAAAGAATTGGGTATATCAGTATTTCTAGTTACCCATAATGAACAAATTGGAGAATCAGGTGATATTAACTTGCGAATGTTAGATGGCAAAATTCAAAACAAATGAAG includes the following:
- a CDS encoding ABC transporter ATP-binding protein; this translates as MSNEKKESVSKSAIQIQHVNKTFYQGEVAFPVLNDVSFEIEEKKLVTLMGPSGSGKSTLLNILSAIESANSGQITVFGNKLFGANEKELTIYRRKTIGIVFQFFHLFPYLSAIDNVSLPLYLSGISKSVAEAKAKEALSLVGLSHRKDFTPKEMSGGEKQRVSIARAIVHQPKLILADEPTGNLDSGSSEMIMKLFNRCVKELGISVFLVTHNEQIGESGDINLRMLDGKIQNK